The Streptomyces sp. NBC_00459 DNA segment CGCAACCGTCGACCATCACCTGGAAGTGCTGGGCGGGGGCACCGTTGCGGTGCTCCAGCGTGTAGTCCCCGTCGGCCTCGTGCCAGAGCTGGGCGAAGACGTCGGGCAGGTCGGGTATCCGGTGGACCACCATAAACCGGTAGCCATCACGGCCGATTCGCCGGATCAGCCCAGCCCACTCCTCCGCGGACACACGAACGTGCCGTTCCCCGTTCTCCGTCTCCACCACGATCTCGGGCATGCTCACACTCTGACACGCCCCACTGACAGCCAATTTACCGGGACCAGCGATGCAGGTACCTGCGATGGCCCAGGGAATCCCTGACCCAGCGCAGACCGGACCGCTACCGGCAGCCGGAACAGCTGCAAACTTCTAAGTTTCGTGTCGGAATCTCACGGCTGGTTCCGGACGGAAGCAGTAACCCCATGTGGCGCTGAGACGTGCAGCCCGCGCCTGGACCTCCTCGTTAGGGTTGAAGCCCGGAAGCTTGGAGGACCAAACCCTCGCCTCGGGAACAGTCGGTCAGGTCCGCGCGGTTGCATCGACGGGGGCCGGCGCCGCACAGGCGGGGAACACGGAGACCACAAGGTCGTGGGCCCACCCGGATCCGGTCCCCAGGATCGCGGTACGCCCACCGCGCAATTGGACCGAGATGTATCTCTGCAGGAGGTTTCTTTCATGGCTGACCGGCCCTTGACGCTCATGGCAGTACACGCCCACCCCGACGACGAGGCCACCGGAACCGGTGGGGTCCTCGCGCAGTACGCGGCGGAAGGCATCCGCACGGTTCTCGTGACCTGTACCGACGGCGGTTGCGGTGATGGACCGGGGGGTGTCAAGCCAGGTGATCCCGGGCACGATCCGGCAGCGGTCGCCTTGATGCGCCGTCAGGAACTTGAGGCGAGCTGTGACGTCCTGAAGATCAGCGATCTGGAGATGCTGGACTACGCAGACTCCGGAATGATGGGCTGGCCGAGCAACGACGCCCCCGGATCCTTCTGGCAGACCCCCGTGCGGGAAGGCGCGGCCCGACTCGCGGAACTCATGCGGCACTACCGACCTGATGTGGTCGTCACCTATGACGAGAACGGCTTCTACGGTCACCCCGACCACATTCAGGCCCACCGCATCACGATGGCGGCGCTGGAGATGACCGCGTTGACACCGAAGGTGTACTGGACCACGATGCCCCGCTCGATGATGCGGCAGTTCGGCGAGATCATGCGCGAGTTCCATGAGGACATGCCGGAGCCGGATCCTGCCGAGGCCGCTGCGATGGCCGAGATCGGCCTCCCTGACGACGAGATCACCACGTGGGTGGACACCACCGCGTTCAGCGGCCAGAAGTTCGACGCGTTGGCCGCGCACGCCAGTCAGGGCGAGAGCATCTTCTTCCTCAAGATGGGCAAGGAGAGGTTCGGCGATTTGATGGGCATGGAGACCTTCGTACGTGTCCAGGACGCCACCGGCGCGGCCGTACCCGAGAACGATCTCTTCGCCGGACTGCGCTGATCTGCCTGCCTGCCTGCCTGCCTGCCCGCCCGACCGCCCGGCTGGCCCGGGCGAGCGCATCGAGCGCACGGCGCGACCGGGCGGGTCGCGCAGCCGGAGACCTGTCCACGCGAGTTCCGCTCCGGCGGCCCGTGTCCAGCTCCTTGCCGACGTTGTCGACGCGTGGCCGCGATTCCGACCCGACACCGCGACCGTCCTCAAGCCACCTGGTAGCCGCGCAGGCGGGAGTCCCGTGGCCTGCTGACTGGTCAGTGCGCGACAGCCCAAATGCCAACCCCGGCAGTCTGCTCCGATCAGGACAGACCGCCGGGGAAGTGGAACGGAGCTGAGCATCCGACGGCACAGACCTTGGCCAAAGTGGCCCGTTCGCATCTCGACGGCAGCTCTGGAGCCTGCCTCAGCGTGGTCCCGAAGACCATGAGGCAGGGAACTTCTGGTCTGTGGGTTACCAGGCTCCGTGGTCGATCAGGCCCAGGGTGAGGATGGCCGCCGCAGTGGAGAGGAACACGATCCCGCCCGTGATGTTGCGGGAGCCCACGCGCAGGTGGGCGGTGATGGCGCCGATGAAGTACAGCACGAGTCCGGAGGCGGCGAGGGTTCCAAGGAGCGGCACGGCGAGCCCGGCCAGCAGTCCCGCGGTGCCTGCCGCCAGCAGCATGCCCAGTACGGGGACCCACTTCCGGGGTATGCCCTTCATGTCCGCCTGGGTCTTGGGGTACTCGTGGCCGATCAGGTAGGTGACGGCGGCGGCACCGTTGAAGACCGCGCCGAGGATGGTGACGGTGACGTATGCGGCGAACACGATTTTCCGTTCTGTCGAGAACAGCACTGCTGGGCACTCCGGAAGGGATGCCGTTCTCCTGGACGACGAGTGGGCGACTCGATGTGTGACATCGATTGGCAGCCAGGGCCTGCCGGTCGTCTCGAACGCCTGTTGATCAACACCGCACGGCAATAACCCGGCCGAGTCGCGATCCGCGTCCTGTGTCGGATCCTGTGTCGCTGTGTCCGGGCTGCCGGATCTCACCCTTGCGGGCCGGCCGGTTGCGGTAACTGCAGGTGGCGTTCCGAGGGTTCCGTTCGAACCCAGAGCCGTAGTGGTGCTCGGCGACGCCCAGCGCGGTCGCAGAGCACCATCTGCCAGCGGTGGCGGTGGCGGTTGAACGAGGCCTCGGCGCGAGCGAAGTAGCCGCTGGCGCCGCCGTCCGCCGCCTTGTCCGCGACGTGGACCAGCCCCTTCCACGTGTTCGTCGAGCGAGCAGACCACGACGGATACCGAGGATTCCAAGACCCTTCACGCAGATGCCTCAGCAGACCGGCTTGCTTGCTTGCCTGCCCTTGTTCGCCGTCGGCCCGGTTGGCCCATCCCTCAGGGTGGGCCAACCGGGGATATGGGATTCCCCCCAGATGCTCCAAGAGGCACCCCACCGCAGACAGATACGTCAACTGCCGATTCTCGCGGCGATGATCGGTGCGAGGCGGTCGGCGATGACACGGTGACCCTGGTCGTTGGGGTGGACCGAGTCCGTGAGGTCGCCGGAGCCCAGCCAGCCGGTGGTGTCGACGAAAGAGACCCGCGAGTCGCCGCCGACGGTGGCAGCACGGACAGCCACTTCGGTCTGCGGGACGTACCGGCCGCGGAAGGTCTCCAATGCGAAGATCCAGGCCTGCGGATATGCGGCCCGTACCTTGCGCAGCAGGCTGCTGTACGCCGACTGGAACTGAGTCGAATCGACCCCGTGGCCGACGTCGTTGGTGCCGAGATTGATCACGACAGCGTTCGCCTGATAGCGGGAGAAGTCCCAGGCGGGCGTGGACGCGTTCGGGTTGAGCCTGCCGAACTGCTGCTCCAGCCCCACGCAGCCGTCCGCCGCCGCGACCAGGCACGCGCCGCCCTGGGCGATCTGGCTGTGCTCGGTGCCCAGCCGTTCCCCGATCAACCAGCCGTACGCGGTACGGGCGTTCTGCGAGGTCGTCGTCCCCACCGTGATCGAGTCGCCGACGAACTCGATCAGCTTGGCCGGCGCCGACGGCGCGAACGTCGTGGCACCGCTGTCGAGAACCAGCCCTTGGAAGACGGCGTCACCGCGGTAGGAGCCCGCGACCACCTGGTAGTTGACCTGGAGGGTGTGATTGCCGGCGGCCAGTGGCGAGGGGGTGAGGTTCACCGTCCCCTTGACGTCGTCGTAGAACGTCACCGGCCCGTTGTCGATCCTCGCCCAGAAGTCGATGGTGCCCCGTTGCTTGAGCTTGACGGTCCGTCCGGTGAAGCCGGTCCGGTAGTACGCGCCCGCCCAGTACGGGGTGTAGGCGGTGGTGGAGCTCTGAGTGTCCCAGCGGCCGACGAACTTGACGTTGGGGTCGCCGGGTTGGCCGGGAGCCGCTGCTCGCGCGGAGCCGGTGACGGTGCCGGCGAGTTGGGCGCTGATCACGGGGGAGAGTCGGCTCGCGAACTTGGTGTGGCCCGCCTCGTTGGGATGCCCGTTGCCGTCCTCGTAGTCGGTGCCGTCGGTGAGCCAGCCGGTGGTGTCGACGTAGTGCACCTTGGAGTCGCCGGAGTTGGTGCGGGCGCCGACGGCGGCCTTGGTCTCGGTGACGTAGCGCTT contains these protein-coding regions:
- a CDS encoding PIG-L family deacetylase, which translates into the protein MADRPLTLMAVHAHPDDEATGTGGVLAQYAAEGIRTVLVTCTDGGCGDGPGGVKPGDPGHDPAAVALMRRQELEASCDVLKISDLEMLDYADSGMMGWPSNDAPGSFWQTPVREGAARLAELMRHYRPDVVVTYDENGFYGHPDHIQAHRITMAALEMTALTPKVYWTTMPRSMMRQFGEIMREFHEDMPEPDPAEAAAMAEIGLPDDEITTWVDTTAFSGQKFDALAAHASQGESIFFLKMGKERFGDLMGMETFVRVQDATGAAVPENDLFAGLR
- a CDS encoding DoxX family protein; amino-acid sequence: MFAAYVTVTILGAVFNGAAAVTYLIGHEYPKTQADMKGIPRKWVPVLGMLLAAGTAGLLAGLAVPLLGTLAASGLVLYFIGAITAHLRVGSRNITGGIVFLSTAAAILTLGLIDHGAW
- a CDS encoding GDSL-type esterase/lipase family protein, whose amino-acid sequence is MQTSPHPAPARHARRTSAALLIAVLVACLLSWAGNLPAQAAPGDGSVSDTNITYVGRWDTGSGTAAVPGWTGAYLQTAFTGTTVKVKARDAVNLYVSIDGGSDVFHVGVRGTVNLTPRPLSPGTHTLRIFYRSGDTVFQGLVLDSGARTVSANTPSGLVEFVGDSITAGALTDRLALDSYAWKTGEQLGMRHTQIARSGYCLVAQSGCTGLSTQFFKTTSTGGQDWDFSRYGANAVVINLGTNDIGHGVTGAAFQSAYIALLRDIRVKYPNAHLFAVQTLKKRYVTETKAAVGARTNSGDSKVHYVDTTGWLTDGTDYEDGNGHPNEAGHTKFASRLSPVISAQLAGTVTGSARAAAPGQPGDPNVKFVGRWDTQSSTTAYTPYWAGAYYRTGFTGRTVKLKQRGTIDFWARIDNGPVTFYDDVKGTVNLTPSPLAAGNHTLQVNYQVVAGSYRGDAVFQGLVLDSGATTFAPSAPAKLIEFVGDSITVGTTTSQNARTAYGWLIGERLGTEHSQIAQGGACLVAAADGCVGLEQQFGRLNPNASTPAWDFSRYQANAVVINLGTNDVGHGVDSTQFQSAYSSLLRKVRAAYPQAWIFALETFRGRYVPQTEVAVRAATVGGDSRVSFVDTTGWLGSGDLTDSVHPNDQGHRVIADRLAPIIAARIGS